Proteins encoded by one window of Lactobacillus sp. ESL0684:
- a CDS encoding DUF2187 domain-containing protein: MKKADVKLDDIVSAKSEEELTKPFIGKVEKIYENSAMLAIIDYDPADKTAVSDLNKKLVVNFKNLKPAPKRKVKEIQALAKSDVKVEKIATPETTDEDSKKNTKDTKDNA; encoded by the coding sequence ATCAAAAAAGCAGACGTAAAATTAGACGACATTGTCAGTGCAAAATCTGAAGAAGAACTTACTAAGCCGTTTATTGGCAAGGTAGAAAAAATCTACGAAAATTCTGCCATGTTAGCAATTATTGATTACGATCCAGCAGACAAAACTGCGGTTAGTGACCTCAACAAAAAGCTTGTAGTCAACTTTAAGAACTTAAAACCCGCACCTAAGCGCAAGGTTAAAGAAATTCAAGCTTTGGCTAAAAGTGATGTTAAGGTTGAAAAAATTGCCACTCCTGAAACAACGGATGAAGATTCTAAGAAAAACACTAAGGACACTAAAGATAATGCCTAA
- a CDS encoding C40 family peptidase — MKHNFLKMSLAAALTLTGIAAVSTPKTVAATKVKNPIKRVQINYLAGKGVKIWTNYENGQLVNFEAKNKSKWNVADIATDKKGNLWYKVGVNEWIEARYTTELPQTTTSNKKPQKSPSNEVSNTTLTANSTVTSSNSDSQTAVVKLAKSQVGKAYTWGGNGPDSFDCSGLVQYVYSEAAGLNLPRVTTDQVKVGTNVSMDQLQPGDLLFWGSTDAPYHVGIYIGDNQYVNAADPDQGVITQTISSYFYPSVAKRVLD; from the coding sequence ATGAAGCACAATTTTTTGAAGATGAGTTTGGCCGCGGCGTTAACGCTAACTGGCATTGCTGCTGTGTCAACACCTAAAACAGTGGCTGCTACTAAAGTAAAGAATCCCATTAAGCGAGTTCAAATTAATTATTTAGCTGGTAAAGGAGTTAAAATCTGGACTAATTATGAAAACGGCCAGTTGGTTAATTTCGAAGCCAAAAATAAGAGTAAGTGGAATGTAGCAGATATAGCAACTGATAAAAAAGGAAATTTGTGGTATAAAGTTGGGGTTAATGAGTGGATTGAGGCACGTTACACAACTGAATTGCCACAAACAACGACTAGTAATAAAAAGCCACAGAAATCCCCTAGTAATGAAGTTAGTAACACTACACTTACAGCCAATTCAACAGTAACTTCTAGTAACAGCGATTCACAAACTGCTGTAGTTAAACTGGCTAAGAGTCAGGTAGGGAAAGCTTATACATGGGGCGGGAATGGTCCTGACAGTTTTGATTGTTCGGGCTTAGTCCAATATGTTTATAGTGAGGCAGCTGGTCTTAACTTGCCGCGAGTAACTACAGATCAAGTAAAAGTCGGCACGAACGTGTCGATGGATCAATTACAACCTGGCGACTTGTTGTTCTGGGGATCAACTGATGCTCCGTATCACGTAGGAATTTATATTGGTGACAATCAGTATGTTAATGCTGCTGATCCTGACCAGGGAGTAATTACGCAGACGATTAGTTCATACTTTTATCCGTCGGTAGCTAAAAGAGTTTTAGATTAA
- a CDS encoding C39 family peptidase yields the protein MNKNKFSYKFWTYAILGVVLVGIARFTLNTTTFKDKFAWLTLKTEQKLDVPLENQFPELPNGCEVTSLAMLMQYYNIKVNKLDLSQKIDHVDSFTDNGQYRGNPNLGFVGLMSQANAGWCVYHQPLERVAQQYTNRIQDFTGHDFIQVMKLVSDGHPVMIITTLKFKRVHDMQTWHTKQGKVHVTPSSHACVISGYNKKSKVVYVNDPYGHKNKEVSWQQLEASYNQQGKQALYIK from the coding sequence ATGAATAAAAACAAATTTTCCTACAAATTTTGGACGTATGCTATCTTAGGAGTCGTTTTAGTGGGGATCGCCCGCTTTACGCTTAATACTACTACTTTTAAAGATAAATTCGCCTGGCTTACACTTAAAACAGAGCAAAAACTAGATGTACCACTTGAAAATCAATTTCCCGAATTGCCTAATGGCTGCGAAGTAACCTCACTAGCTATGCTCATGCAGTATTATAATATCAAAGTTAATAAGTTAGATTTATCCCAAAAAATTGATCATGTTGATTCTTTTACTGACAATGGGCAATATCGCGGTAATCCTAATCTTGGGTTTGTCGGGCTAATGAGCCAGGCTAATGCTGGCTGGTGTGTCTATCATCAACCGCTTGAAAGAGTTGCTCAGCAATATACTAACCGAATACAAGATTTTACTGGGCATGATTTTATCCAAGTCATGAAATTGGTTTCCGATGGTCATCCAGTCATGATTATTACTACACTTAAGTTTAAGCGCGTCCACGATATGCAAACTTGGCATACTAAGCAAGGCAAGGTTCATGTGACCCCCTCATCACATGCTTGCGTAATCAGTGGCTATAATAAGAAAAGTAAGGTAGTCTACGTCAATGATCCTTATGGTCATAAAAATAAGGAAGTTTCTTGGCAACAATTAGAAGCTAGCTATAACCAGCAAGGTAAGCAAGCCCTGTACATTAAATAA
- a CDS encoding C40 family peptidase: MKIKSNLAKFTTAAALSITAMAAIGSIKTNSTTSHVAAATKKVQVSYVPGYGINVWDNYQNPSFTGKRIQDGTTVNVLASAVDNEGNTWYKIGKNQWIQARYTTKAGKKAKKSKTTTKSAKAVVDLANSQVGKSYAWGASGPSSFDCSGLTQYVYNKAAGKDITRTTYSQVKQGKTVSMKSLKPGDLLFWGSTTSPYHVGVYVGDNQYVHAASPSQGVVKESISTYFYPAVAKRVL; this comes from the coding sequence TTGAAGATTAAGAGTAACTTAGCTAAATTTACTACTGCTGCTGCCCTGAGTATTACGGCAATGGCAGCTATCGGCTCTATTAAAACCAATTCTACAACTTCTCACGTTGCGGCTGCGACTAAGAAGGTGCAAGTTAGTTATGTACCTGGATATGGCATTAATGTTTGGGATAATTACCAAAATCCTAGCTTTACTGGCAAGCGTATTCAAGATGGGACGACCGTTAATGTATTAGCTAGCGCTGTTGATAACGAAGGTAATACTTGGTATAAGATTGGTAAGAATCAATGGATTCAGGCTCGTTATACGACTAAGGCTGGTAAGAAAGCTAAGAAGTCCAAGACCACTACTAAAAGTGCTAAGGCAGTTGTCGATCTAGCTAACTCGCAAGTGGGCAAATCGTATGCATGGGGAGCTAGTGGTCCCAGTTCATTTGATTGTTCAGGACTAACACAATATGTTTATAATAAAGCAGCCGGTAAGGATATTACGCGAACAACCTATTCACAAGTTAAGCAAGGGAAAACTGTTTCAATGAAGAGTTTAAAACCAGGGGACTTATTGTTTTGGGGTTCAACAACTTCTCCTTATCATGTTGGGGTCTACGTTGGAGATAACCAATATGTTCACGCTGCATCACCTAGTCAAGGGGTAGTTAAGGAAAGTATTAGTACTTACTTTTATCCTGCGGTTGCTAAGCGAGTTCTATAA
- a CDS encoding O-antigen ligase family protein: MKEKVKTILFWFILSQPFLDLYWFYHGKLANLLPFTLPTIIRILAVGALIGLYFSQKKSWQKLTKQKWLIIYLILLIAYTILHLIHVKDFTSVSPTDYGYSSSSEIFYLIRMILPLIILYLTNELQFGEKQLRLIIEGLSGLFSATIVLSNLFVVSLKSYEHGTISANIFAWFFDPNIGYSHMASKGFFNFTNMVSAVLFMLLPMMLYYLFTNFNWQIITLNIIQALAMIEIGTKVAAIGLIGGIIVSLLVFLLHKYLIKDITKGGKAFSVAILIGIGSLAILPFGPAIQRYNYEIYLAKQSDHDLTDEQHELDKGLAKYPKGKQRQTFLRKYIKQNYQAYALNPKFVLKSYPYQYDPEFWLKMMQEPGQTRMQNRYVERAMLNQVVKTNHNHLDKFLGISYTRENNIFNLERDFLAQIYSLGWIGMLLLVGPYAIIPIYAAYQWLRYQKARTYLTSSLLVSSGFMLFAAFSSGNVVDFLTASFILAFTEGALLSSVKKSN; the protein is encoded by the coding sequence TTGAAAGAAAAAGTTAAAACCATTTTATTTTGGTTCATTTTAAGTCAACCCTTTTTAGATTTATACTGGTTTTATCATGGTAAATTAGCTAATCTCTTGCCCTTTACCTTACCAACAATTATTCGTATTTTAGCTGTTGGGGCACTAATTGGCTTATATTTTAGCCAGAAAAAGTCCTGGCAGAAACTAACTAAGCAAAAATGGTTAATAATTTATCTAATTTTACTAATTGCGTATACAATTTTGCATTTGATTCATGTCAAAGATTTTACCAGTGTTAGCCCAACGGATTATGGCTACTCTAGTAGCAGCGAAATCTTTTATTTAATTAGAATGATTTTACCATTAATTATTTTATATTTAACTAATGAGCTGCAATTTGGAGAAAAACAACTACGACTGATAATTGAAGGACTTTCTGGATTGTTTTCAGCTACTATTGTTTTGTCAAACTTATTTGTAGTTTCACTCAAGTCCTATGAACATGGCACAATTAGCGCTAATATCTTTGCTTGGTTTTTTGATCCTAACATTGGCTACTCACACATGGCTTCTAAGGGCTTTTTCAACTTTACCAATATGGTTTCAGCAGTGCTCTTTATGCTACTACCAATGATGCTATATTACTTATTTACTAACTTTAATTGGCAAATTATTACCCTAAATATTATCCAAGCCTTAGCTATGATTGAAATCGGGACCAAGGTAGCCGCAATCGGTTTAATCGGTGGTATCATTGTCAGTTTACTAGTTTTCTTGTTACACAAATATTTAATTAAGGATATTACTAAAGGCGGCAAAGCTTTTAGCGTGGCAATCCTAATTGGGATCGGATCCTTAGCAATTTTGCCTTTTGGGCCCGCAATTCAACGCTATAATTATGAAATTTATCTCGCCAAGCAATCAGATCATGATCTTACTGATGAACAGCATGAACTTGACAAAGGTCTTGCAAAATACCCTAAAGGTAAACAACGGCAAACTTTTTTACGCAAATATATTAAGCAAAACTACCAGGCATATGCTTTGAATCCTAAATTCGTACTTAAAAGCTATCCTTACCAATATGATCCAGAGTTTTGGCTAAAAATGATGCAGGAACCAGGTCAAACGCGCATGCAAAATCGTTATGTTGAACGTGCAATGCTAAATCAAGTAGTCAAAACTAATCATAACCATTTGGATAAGTTTCTAGGAATCTCTTATACTCGTGAAAATAACATCTTCAACCTTGAGCGAGATTTTTTGGCACAGATATATTCACTTGGCTGGATTGGTATGTTGCTATTGGTTGGGCCATACGCAATAATTCCTATCTATGCAGCTTATCAGTGGTTACGATATCAAAAGGCGCGCACTTACTTAACAAGCTCACTCCTAGTTTCAAGTGGTTTCATGTTGTTTGCAGCATTTTCATCCGGCAACGTGGTCGACTTCTTGACAGCGAGCTTTATTTTAGCATTTACCGAAGGTGCCCTTTTATCGAGTGTTAAAAAGTCTAATTAA
- a CDS encoding sugar ABC transporter permease, which yields MKKNQKKAWLFLAPTIIFVTLFSIYPILRAFGMSFQKGSLIDLTWTGLSNYQYIFKDPEFWLALKNTILYAVISVPIGLAISIMLAWIIFSKVKHQAFFETTFFMPYVTSTIAIGIVFRYIFNGDYGMLNFILRSLHLPAPNWLDDPAMSLTTIIIFGIWSSLAFNIVILMGALRNIDPNYYTIADMYGASGKDKFWRITMPQLVPTIAFLLTMNVIGAFKIYTSVYALFNGQAGVGNSGTTAVFYIYNKFQTVGTPGVAMAATVILFLIILLATFLQRKMMNKIGEK from the coding sequence ATGAAGAAAAATCAAAAAAAGGCTTGGCTTTTCTTGGCACCGACAATCATTTTTGTGACTTTGTTCAGTATTTATCCGATTTTGCGTGCTTTTGGCATGAGTTTTCAAAAGGGATCTTTAATTGATCTGACGTGGACCGGCTTAAGCAATTACCAGTATATTTTTAAAGATCCCGAGTTTTGGTTAGCATTGAAAAATACGATTCTCTATGCAGTCATTTCAGTGCCAATTGGTCTTGCAATTTCGATTATGCTAGCGTGGATTATTTTTAGTAAGGTAAAGCATCAAGCCTTTTTTGAGACTACCTTTTTCATGCCTTATGTTACCTCGACGATCGCAATTGGGATTGTCTTTCGTTATATTTTTAACGGCGATTATGGGATGCTCAATTTTATTTTACGTAGTTTGCATTTACCAGCACCTAATTGGCTTGATGACCCGGCAATGTCACTAACTACAATTATTATTTTTGGAATTTGGAGTTCGCTGGCTTTTAATATCGTAATTTTGATGGGTGCATTAAGAAATATTGATCCTAATTACTATACGATTGCCGATATGTATGGTGCCAGTGGTAAAGATAAATTCTGGCGAATTACTATGCCACAGCTGGTACCAACAATTGCCTTCTTGTTAACCATGAATGTAATCGGGGCTTTTAAGATTTACACTTCGGTTTATGCACTATTCAACGGGCAAGCAGGAGTTGGTAATTCTGGAACTACAGCAGTCTTTTATATCTATAACAAGTTCCAAACTGTTGGGACACCAGGAGTGGCAATGGCGGCAACGGTTATTCTGTTTTTGATTATTTTACTAGCCACATTCCTGCAACGAAAAATGATGAATAAGATTGGAGAAAAGTAA
- a CDS encoding multicopper oxidase domain-containing protein — protein MSDKVYTDYFYNEEDFDKNHGMGYKELHMPEGVEAQPLIVPPVLEPDKQEGNDVWFTIESQEGEFQFLPGKKTHTWGYNFPVLGKTMVLTRGQHVHVTLKNSLPELTTYHWHGMEVPGPGADGACHSPVYPGEEKHIDFTVKQPAALTWLHAHPCPSTAMQVWMGLAMGVVVTDANEAQLPIPKTYGKDEFPIILQDRIFHEDNQFDYKADYNSMGVYGDTPVINAVVKPYVDVTTQKVRLLFLGGSNRREWRLHFDNDLVMTQIGGDDSFLEHPVKMTKVLIGPGERQQVVVDFGDYQEGDVVNLYTDDFKLVEFRIHKYEKDDSVIPDTLFTPHDPVVNPNAEVPKVTMDNHNMMNGQQFSMQRIDMTQPIMQAEYWDVTNTNDKKNGMLHPFHIHGAHFLVVSRDGHDPYPNEKNVYKDTIEVAPQETVRVKVYFQNTGVFMYHCHIIEHEDAGMMAQIQIVDPKDPDKKYHLMDMETLTKAFSEEKGIPEDEVWCPGMDVEGMDVKGEDHSMDAMSGASHH, from the coding sequence ATGTCAGATAAAGTTTACACAGATTATTTCTATAACGAAGAAGACTTTGACAAGAACCATGGCATGGGTTACAAAGAACTCCATATGCCAGAAGGTGTTGAAGCTCAACCTTTAATTGTGCCACCAGTTTTGGAACCTGATAAACAAGAAGGTAACGATGTGTGGTTCACAATTGAATCCCAAGAAGGCGAATTCCAATTCTTGCCAGGTAAGAAGACACATACTTGGGGCTACAATTTCCCAGTTCTTGGTAAAACTATGGTTCTAACGCGCGGACAACACGTTCACGTAACTTTGAAGAACAGTTTGCCAGAACTAACTACTTACCACTGGCATGGTATGGAAGTCCCAGGACCTGGTGCTGATGGTGCTTGTCACTCACCAGTATACCCTGGAGAAGAAAAACACATTGACTTCACAGTTAAGCAACCAGCTGCCCTAACTTGGCTTCATGCTCACCCATGTCCATCTACTGCTATGCAAGTTTGGATGGGTCTAGCTATGGGTGTTGTTGTAACTGATGCTAACGAAGCTCAATTGCCAATTCCTAAGACCTACGGTAAAGATGAATTCCCAATCATCTTGCAGGATCGGATTTTCCATGAAGATAACCAATTCGATTACAAGGCTGATTACAATTCAATGGGTGTTTATGGTGATACTCCAGTAATCAATGCTGTGGTTAAACCATATGTTGATGTTACAACTCAAAAAGTTCGTTTGCTCTTCTTAGGTGGGTCAAACCGGCGTGAATGGCGTTTACACTTTGATAATGATTTAGTCATGACTCAAATCGGTGGTGACGATTCATTCCTAGAGCATCCAGTTAAGATGACTAAAGTTTTAATCGGACCAGGTGAACGTCAACAAGTAGTTGTTGATTTTGGCGATTACCAAGAAGGCGACGTAGTTAACCTTTACACTGATGACTTCAAGTTAGTTGAATTTAGAATTCATAAATACGAAAAAGATGACAGTGTCATTCCTGATACTCTGTTCACTCCTCATGATCCAGTTGTTAATCCAAATGCTGAAGTTCCTAAGGTTACAATGGATAACCACAACATGATGAATGGTCAACAATTCTCAATGCAAAGAATTGACATGACCCAACCAATTATGCAAGCAGAATACTGGGACGTAACTAATACCAATGATAAGAAGAACGGTATGCTTCACCCATTCCATATTCACGGTGCCCACTTCTTAGTAGTATCACGTGATGGTCATGATCCTTATCCAAATGAAAAGAATGTTTACAAGGATACTATTGAAGTAGCTCCTCAAGAAACTGTTCGGGTTAAGGTTTACTTCCAAAACACTGGTGTCTTCATGTATCACTGTCACATCATCGAGCACGAAGATGCTGGTATGATGGCACAAATTCAAATTGTTGATCCTAAGGATCCAGACAAGAAGTATCATTTAATGGACATGGAAACCTTAACTAAGGCTTTCTCAGAAGAAAAAGGTATTCCTGAAGATGAAGTTTGGTGCCCAGGAATGGATGTTGAAGGCATGGACGTTAAGGGTGAAGATCACTCAATGGACGCAATGTCTGGCGCAAGTCACCACTAA
- a CDS encoding LVIS_2131 family protein, translating into MFSWNLLGILLWVVVILYAVFVIQHIRKRRINMIIKQHRRFSWPNFLLNIIEIAILLVSAVWLFKQTMLDNPDLDDTKLIASKVTYQPLVMSTGEGNSSYVTLDSKKKKIGTQTYTYYRSGKKVKVSSDFATVVYGQNPLDLNAERIPYDEKQLHKMDRRYQKAYVATYTATYKKVWQNGIGMHAGHNATRYYLIRIPDASFIKQK; encoded by the coding sequence ATGTTTAGCTGGAATTTACTGGGCATCCTATTGTGGGTTGTCGTCATTCTTTATGCAGTATTTGTGATTCAACATATTCGTAAACGGCGCATTAATATGATTATTAAGCAGCACCGACGCTTCAGTTGGCCTAATTTTTTATTGAATATTATCGAAATTGCGATTTTGTTGGTTAGTGCTGTTTGGCTATTTAAGCAAACTATGCTGGATAATCCTGATCTTGATGATACTAAGTTAATTGCTTCAAAGGTTACGTATCAGCCACTCGTCATGAGTACAGGAGAGGGGAACTCGAGTTATGTAACGCTTGATTCCAAAAAGAAAAAAATCGGGACACAGACCTATACATATTATCGTTCAGGTAAAAAAGTTAAAGTCTCTAGTGACTTTGCCACAGTTGTTTATGGTCAAAATCCATTAGACTTAAACGCTGAACGGATACCGTATGATGAAAAACAATTGCATAAGATGGATCGTCGTTATCAAAAGGCCTATGTTGCCACTTATACTGCTACCTATAAAAAGGTTTGGCAAAATGGAATTGGGATGCATGCTGGGCATAATGCAACGCGGTATTATCTGATTCGAATACCAGATGCCTCATTTATCAAACAAAAATAA
- a CDS encoding C40 family peptidase, which yields MRHRHSLVKFMVMAALLVIGVTTASVVSAASVDDVDASTVTKKRSAVTKLAKKQVGKSYVYGAAGPNSFDCSGLVQYVYKKAGDKVLPRTTYSQVTVGKKVSLNKLKKGDLLFWGSADSPYHVGIYVGGNKYVHAATPDQGVRKQTISTYFYPSAAKRVLE from the coding sequence TTGCGACATAGACATAGTTTAGTTAAATTCATGGTAATGGCAGCTCTTTTGGTTATTGGAGTGACAACTGCCAGTGTAGTTTCGGCTGCTAGTGTTGATGATGTAGATGCCAGTACGGTTACTAAGAAGCGTTCAGCAGTTACAAAATTAGCTAAAAAGCAAGTTGGCAAAAGCTATGTTTATGGTGCAGCTGGTCCAAACAGTTTTGATTGTTCTGGTCTAGTGCAATATGTTTATAAAAAAGCTGGTGACAAGGTTTTGCCTCGTACAACTTATTCACAGGTCACGGTTGGCAAAAAGGTATCATTGAATAAGCTCAAGAAGGGCGATTTGCTATTCTGGGGTTCAGCCGATTCACCTTATCATGTTGGTATTTATGTTGGTGGTAACAAGTATGTTCACGCTGCTACTCCTGATCAAGGAGTTCGTAAACAGACTATTAGTACCTACTTTTACCCATCTGCCGCTAAACGAGTACTTGAATAA
- a CDS encoding ABC transporter ATP-binding protein has translation MDNNKFVEVKNLKKVYDNGHEAIKDVSFSVKKGDLVCLLGPSGCGKTTILNILAGLLEPTSGDIRFGGKSVVDVASKDRQIGYVFQNYALYPHMSVLQNVMFPLTVGKNKRSKAEAEQVARKYMKLTQITELADEKPGKLSGGQQQRVAIARALVQEPQILLMDEPLSNLDARLRLQIREEIRDLVKSVGITTLFVTHDQEEALSIGDKIILFNDGVIQQDDLGQNFYLAPNNYFVANFVGNPVIDNFKVTKTATELAGSNFTIKLADLDNSRFKRELPDGDYYLSVRPENIKPDVNGFLTTEIDDIELIGRERILKFTHDGTQLRSLIDLETPISPGEQVNLAMRLDRVFLFTLDGERVY, from the coding sequence ATGGATAATAACAAATTCGTCGAAGTAAAGAATTTAAAAAAGGTTTATGATAACGGCCATGAAGCTATTAAAGATGTCAGCTTTTCGGTTAAAAAGGGAGATTTAGTTTGTTTATTAGGGCCATCTGGTTGTGGCAAGACTACTATTTTGAATATTTTAGCTGGACTGCTTGAACCTACTAGTGGAGATATCCGCTTTGGTGGAAAATCAGTCGTTGATGTCGCTTCAAAAGACCGACAAATTGGCTATGTTTTTCAAAATTATGCGCTTTATCCGCATATGTCTGTCCTGCAGAACGTCATGTTTCCGCTAACTGTTGGCAAAAACAAGCGATCAAAAGCTGAGGCTGAGCAAGTTGCTCGTAAATATATGAAGTTAACTCAAATTACGGAATTAGCTGATGAAAAACCAGGTAAACTGTCTGGTGGTCAGCAGCAACGAGTGGCAATTGCTCGGGCGCTAGTTCAGGAGCCGCAAATTTTGTTAATGGACGAGCCATTAAGTAATCTAGATGCCCGCTTGCGCTTGCAGATTCGTGAAGAAATCCGCGACTTAGTTAAATCCGTTGGGATTACGACTTTATTTGTCACTCATGATCAAGAAGAAGCCTTGTCAATTGGTGACAAGATTATTCTTTTTAATGATGGAGTAATTCAGCAAGATGATTTGGGACAGAACTTTTATTTAGCACCTAACAATTATTTTGTAGCCAACTTTGTTGGTAATCCAGTGATTGATAATTTTAAGGTAACGAAAACTGCGACTGAACTTGCGGGCAGTAATTTTACGATTAAGTTAGCAGATTTGGATAATTCACGTTTTAAACGGGAATTACCAGACGGAGATTACTATCTGTCTGTTCGACCAGAAAATATTAAACCGGATGTTAACGGCTTTTTAACTACTGAGATTGACGATATTGAATTAATTGGGCGTGAGCGTATCTTGAAGTTTACGCATGATGGCACGCAACTGCGGTCACTGATTGATTTAGAAACACCAATTAGCCCAGGTGAGCAGGTAAATTTGGCCATGCGGCTTGATCGGGTATTCTTATTTACTCTTGATGGGGAGCGAGTTTATTAA
- a CDS encoding AAA family ATPase, with protein MQKLILIAGPSGAGKTTVSEYLANEFDIPRVVTHTTRSIRPGEIQGQSYHFESDDSFAKLHFFEHVTYGSYQYGSSKEALDTVWQTHELASLIVDIKGAASYLKQLKERVYFLYLTTTTRQQLAQRLLKRGDDPAKIEQRLSGSELNRLPESLKKDAHILVNDDWTKTKLELQKIVTNLITK; from the coding sequence TTGCAAAAATTAATTTTAATTGCTGGTCCAAGTGGTGCTGGCAAAACCACTGTTTCAGAATATTTGGCAAATGAATTTGATATTCCACGGGTTGTGACTCATACTACTAGGTCAATTCGACCTGGGGAAATCCAAGGACAGTCCTATCATTTTGAAAGTGATGACAGCTTTGCCAAATTGCACTTTTTTGAACATGTAACATATGGCTCATATCAATATGGCTCAAGCAAAGAAGCACTAGATACAGTCTGGCAAACTCATGAACTTGCTTCATTAATAGTTGATATTAAGGGTGCTGCTTCATATCTTAAACAATTAAAAGAGCGAGTGTATTTTTTATATTTAACGACAACAACCAGACAGCAATTGGCTCAACGTTTACTTAAACGCGGTGATGATCCAGCTAAAATTGAGCAACGTCTCAGTGGTAGTGAGTTAAACAGATTGCCGGAAAGTTTGAAAAAAGATGCTCATATCTTAGTTAATGATGATTGGACCAAGACCAAATTGGAATTACAAAAAATAGTCACAAATTTAATAACTAAGTAA
- the hflX gene encoding GTPase HflX → MINNTPQPVNAYLAGVNLNDPNFDYYMSELANLTEADNMEVVGQSQQNAQQVVSSTYLGLGKINEIKNLAHGLKAKVLILNDELSPVQIRNLENLTKLRVIDRTELILEIFASRARSKQAKLQVQLAQLQYELPRLHPSENQLDQQRGGGFANRGAGESKLELNRRTIGKQIAAIKKELKAINGQEAIKAKRRNQKQIPKVALVGYTNAGKSTTMNGLLTEFAEDSRDKQVFVKNMLFATLDTSVRRIDLAHNFSFILSDTVGFISKLPHNLVESFKATLQEAKDADLLINVVDASDPNMMQMIRTTQSVLTEIGIKDIPMITAYNKADLAKRNYPQIEGNDILYSATDQASIKSLANLITNRIFANNKKLELCLPLSAGKVLARLHEEAQVLDEDFQADGVHVQAYLSPKNQQKFHQYII, encoded by the coding sequence ATGATCAATAATACTCCCCAACCGGTTAACGCTTATCTTGCTGGTGTCAACTTAAATGATCCTAACTTCGACTATTACATGAGCGAATTAGCTAACTTAACTGAGGCTGACAATATGGAAGTCGTCGGTCAAAGTCAACAAAATGCCCAACAAGTTGTCAGTAGCACCTATTTAGGTTTAGGTAAAATCAATGAAATTAAAAATTTAGCACACGGGCTTAAAGCAAAAGTACTGATACTTAATGATGAGTTATCACCAGTTCAAATTCGTAATCTGGAAAATTTAACTAAGCTTCGAGTAATTGACCGCACAGAATTAATTTTAGAAATTTTTGCTAGTCGAGCTCGCAGCAAACAAGCAAAGTTACAAGTTCAGTTAGCACAATTACAATATGAATTACCGCGTTTGCACCCTTCAGAAAACCAGCTAGATCAACAGCGTGGTGGGGGATTTGCTAACCGCGGAGCTGGTGAATCTAAGTTAGAACTAAACAGGCGAACCATTGGTAAGCAAATTGCTGCAATCAAAAAAGAATTAAAAGCAATTAATGGACAAGAAGCAATTAAAGCTAAACGTAGAAATCAAAAACAGATTCCTAAAGTAGCTCTGGTCGGTTATACCAATGCTGGCAAGTCAACCACCATGAATGGATTACTAACAGAGTTTGCTGAAGATAGCCGTGATAAGCAGGTTTTTGTTAAAAATATGCTATTTGCAACTCTCGATACTAGTGTCAGACGTATTGACTTAGCACACAATTTCAGCTTTATTTTATCCGATACAGTTGGTTTTATCTCTAAATTACCACATAATTTAGTCGAATCGTTTAAAGCTACTTTGCAGGAAGCCAAAGATGCCGACTTATTAATTAATGTAGTTGATGCCAGCGATCCAAATATGATGCAAATGATTCGCACAACCCAAAGCGTTTTAACCGAAATCGGGATTAAAGATATCCCAATGATTACTGCATATAATAAAGCTGACCTAGCCAAGCGTAATTATCCGCAAATTGAAGGAAATGATATTTTGTATTCTGCGACCGATCAAGCTTCCATTAAATCGCTAGCAAATTTAATTACTAACCGGATTTTTGCAAATAATAAAAAACTAGAACTTTGCTTGCCACTTAGTGCTGGTAAAGTTCTAGCTAGATTACATGAAGAAGCACAAGTCCTTGATGAGGATTTCCAAGCTGATGGTGTCCATGTTCAAGCTTACTTATCACCTAAAAATCAACAAAAATTTCACCAATACATCATTTAA